Proteins encoded by one window of Nocardia goodfellowii:
- a CDS encoding type 1 glutamine amidotransferase, which yields MSDSTVRIGLVLPDVMGTYGDGGNALVLRQRLRMRGYQAEIVEITLADPVPDSLDIYTLGGAEDSAQRLATRHLRRYPGLQQAAAKGAPVLAICAAIQVLGHWYETSTGERVDGVGMIDVTTAPQTTRAIGEVTTTPRLAGLTAALTGFENHRGGTTLGPDATGLARVTRGVGNGVGDGLEGVVQGSVIGTYMHGPALARNPELADLLLARALGVQDLEPLPLPEVEQLRRERLRA from the coding sequence ATGAGTGACTCGACCGTGCGTATCGGCTTGGTGCTGCCGGATGTGATGGGCACCTACGGGGACGGCGGCAACGCGCTGGTGCTGCGCCAGCGGCTGCGCATGCGCGGCTACCAGGCCGAGATCGTCGAAATCACGCTGGCCGACCCGGTTCCCGACTCACTGGACATCTACACCCTTGGCGGAGCCGAGGATTCGGCGCAGCGCCTGGCCACCCGCCACCTGCGGCGCTATCCCGGCCTGCAGCAGGCGGCCGCGAAAGGCGCTCCGGTGCTGGCCATCTGCGCCGCCATCCAGGTGCTCGGCCACTGGTACGAGACCTCCACCGGCGAGCGGGTCGACGGCGTCGGCATGATCGACGTCACCACCGCGCCGCAGACCACCCGCGCCATCGGCGAGGTCACCACCACCCCGCGGCTGGCCGGCCTGACCGCGGCGCTCACCGGATTCGAAAACCATCGCGGCGGAACGACGCTCGGCCCGGACGCCACCGGACTGGCGCGCGTCACCCGCGGCGTCGGCAATGGCGTCGGCGACGGATTGGAAGGCGTAGTCCAGGGTTCGGTGATCGGAACGTACATGCACGGTCCGGCGCTGGCGCGTAATCCGGAATTGGCGGATTTGCTGCTGGCGCGCGCATTGGGTGTGCAAGACCTGGAACCATTGCCACTTCCGGAAGTTGAGCAACTTCGTCGTGAACGATTGCGCGCCTGA
- a CDS encoding DUF2637 domain-containing protein, translating into MTTITQERATANGEQPEESGRQRLSNRLWSFRPRPLHASAVVSAVVAWKAFEMSFAALHNLAVHNLVEPRLASNVPLAIDGLMVGSIVATASFRKNSLGWWYATALFALSTLVSVAGNIEYAREIGGGIVALAIYAGMPLTMLFAVHLTLLLWSRSREAKLDAAQQIAVAENPPPENTTDQRLAAWVDTNTDGIRIDEVFEAEHAALTAAVAPSVQMRVSPLAAAAQQANLMAQGQHTNPTARKLVTTGGPQ; encoded by the coding sequence ATGACGACAATCACACAGGAGCGCGCAACCGCGAACGGTGAGCAACCCGAAGAGTCGGGTCGTCAGCGGTTGTCCAACCGGTTATGGTCATTCCGGCCGCGCCCGCTGCACGCCTCCGCGGTCGTTTCAGCTGTAGTGGCGTGGAAGGCATTCGAGATGTCCTTCGCGGCACTACACAATCTCGCGGTGCACAATCTCGTGGAGCCGAGACTGGCTTCGAACGTCCCCTTGGCGATCGACGGTTTGATGGTCGGCTCCATTGTGGCCACCGCGTCGTTCCGCAAGAACAGCCTCGGCTGGTGGTATGCGACAGCGCTGTTCGCGCTGTCCACCCTGGTGTCGGTGGCGGGCAATATCGAATACGCCCGCGAGATCGGCGGCGGCATCGTGGCTTTGGCGATTTACGCCGGTATGCCGTTGACGATGCTTTTCGCCGTGCACCTGACGCTGCTGCTGTGGTCGCGGAGCCGGGAAGCGAAATTGGATGCGGCCCAACAGATCGCGGTCGCCGAAAATCCGCCACCGGAGAACACGACCGATCAGCGCTTGGCCGCCTGGGTGGACACCAACACCGACGGAATACGGATCGACGAGGTTTTCGAGGCCGAGCACGCGGCGCTCACCGCGGCCGTCGCACCGAGCGTGCAAATGCGCGTCAGCCCGCTCGCCGCGGCCGCTCAGCAGGCGAACCTGATGGCGCAGGGCCAGCACACCAATCCCACTGCGCGCAAATTGGTTACGACCGGCGGACCGCAGTGA
- a CDS encoding cupin domain-containing protein → MADEITGPTRSTHIDELAATEIGPGIHVRELPGTTGIRPWVIDLAPGAEWPAVDVHATCGEAYYVIEGVIRDGDRDYGPGSYLFFEPGTGHRPASETGARAFGFNYDLPKAP, encoded by the coding sequence ATGGCAGACGAGATCACCGGCCCCACCCGCAGCACCCACATCGATGAGCTCGCCGCGACGGAGATCGGGCCGGGCATCCACGTTCGGGAATTGCCCGGCACCACCGGTATTCGACCCTGGGTCATCGATCTGGCGCCGGGCGCGGAATGGCCCGCCGTCGACGTGCACGCCACCTGCGGGGAGGCCTATTACGTCATCGAGGGCGTCATTCGCGACGGTGATCGCGACTATGGTCCCGGCTCGTATCTCTTCTTCGAACCCGGCACCGGTCACCGCCCCGCCAGCGAAACCGGCGCTCGTGCTTTCGGCTTCAACTACGACCTGCCGAAAGCCCCCTGA
- a CDS encoding LysE family translocator — protein MSIEFLLTTLVICATPGTGVLFTLAAGLSRGTRASVIAAFGCTLGTVPHMLAAITGLAAVLNASAVAFQTLKYLGVLYLLYMAWNTFRDKGALAVPEQAAGQAPSARKVITSAVLLNILNPKLTIFFFAFLPQFVPSGSPNALARMLELSGIFMLATFAVFAVYGACAAAVRNHVITRPVVVTWMRRIFGVSFIALAGRLAVQNQ, from the coding sequence ATGAGCATCGAATTCCTGCTGACCACGCTCGTCATCTGCGCGACCCCGGGCACCGGTGTGCTGTTCACGCTGGCGGCCGGGCTGTCCCGGGGCACCCGCGCCAGCGTGATCGCCGCTTTCGGCTGCACGCTCGGCACCGTCCCGCACATGCTCGCCGCCATCACCGGCTTGGCCGCGGTGCTCAACGCCAGCGCGGTCGCCTTCCAGACCTTGAAGTACCTCGGTGTCCTCTACCTGCTGTACATGGCCTGGAACACCTTCCGGGACAAGGGTGCGCTCGCGGTGCCGGAGCAGGCGGCGGGCCAGGCTCCGTCGGCGCGCAAGGTGATCACCTCCGCGGTCCTGCTGAACATTCTGAACCCGAAGCTGACGATCTTCTTCTTCGCCTTCCTGCCCCAGTTCGTGCCGAGCGGTTCGCCGAATGCGCTGGCCCGGATGCTGGAGCTGTCCGGCATCTTCATGCTCGCCACCTTCGCGGTGTTCGCGGTGTACGGAGCCTGCGCCGCCGCGGTGCGCAATCACGTCATCACCCGGCCGGTCGTCGTCACCTGGATGCGCCGGATCTTCGGTGTGTCGTTCATCGCCCTGGCCGGGCGGCTGGCCGTGCAGAACCAGTAG
- the recR gene encoding recombination mediator RecR has translation MYEGPVQDLIDELGKLPGVGPKSAQRIAFHLLSVEPPDIDRLTAALQKVRDGVQFCVVCGTVSDNELCRICADPRRDRTMICVVEEPKDVQAIERTREFRGRYHVLGGALDPLSGVGPDQLRIRELLGRIGNQEDGVDVSEVIIATDPNTEGEATATYLVRMLRDFPGLSVTRLASGLPMGGDLEFADELTLGRALSGRRVL, from the coding sequence TTGTACGAGGGTCCGGTCCAGGATCTGATCGACGAACTGGGCAAGCTGCCCGGTGTCGGGCCGAAGAGCGCGCAGCGCATCGCGTTTCACCTGCTGTCGGTGGAGCCGCCCGATATCGATCGTCTCACCGCCGCGCTGCAGAAGGTGCGCGACGGCGTGCAGTTCTGCGTGGTGTGCGGCACCGTCTCGGATAACGAGCTGTGCCGTATCTGTGCCGACCCGCGTCGCGACCGCACCATGATCTGCGTGGTCGAGGAACCCAAGGACGTGCAGGCCATCGAGCGCACCCGCGAGTTCCGTGGCCGCTACCACGTGCTCGGCGGTGCGCTGGATCCGCTCAGCGGAGTCGGGCCGGATCAACTGCGGATCCGGGAACTGTTGGGGCGCATCGGCAATCAGGAGGACGGCGTGGATGTCAGCGAGGTGATCATCGCGACCGACCCGAACACCGAGGGCGAGGCGACGGCCACCTATCTGGTGCGCATGCTCCGCGATTTTCCGGGGCTCAGCGTCACGCGTTTGGCGTCGGGCCTGCCGATGGGCGGCGATCTGGAATTCGCCGACGAGCTCACCCTGGGCCGGGCGCTCTCCGGACGCCGCGTGCTCTGA
- a CDS encoding YbaB/EbfC family nucleoid-associated protein: MQPGGQFDMQQLLAQAQQMQQAVMEAQAEIAASEVEGQAGGGLVKATIKATGEVVSLTIDPKVVDPEDVEGLQDLVIGAINDAMSNAQNLAAEKLGPLSGGMGGGIPGLPGF; encoded by the coding sequence GTGCAACCCGGTGGTCAGTTCGATATGCAGCAGTTACTCGCCCAGGCGCAGCAGATGCAGCAGGCGGTGATGGAGGCGCAGGCCGAGATCGCGGCGTCCGAGGTCGAGGGTCAGGCCGGCGGCGGTCTGGTCAAGGCCACCATCAAGGCGACCGGTGAGGTGGTTTCGCTGACCATCGACCCGAAGGTGGTCGACCCGGAGGACGTCGAGGGCCTGCAGGATTTGGTGATCGGCGCGATCAACGACGCGATGTCCAACGCGCAGAATCTCGCGGCCGAGAAGCTCGGCCCGCTTTCCGGCGGCATGGGCGGCGGCATTCCCGGCCTCCCCGGATTCTGA
- a CDS encoding MerR family transcriptional regulator: MTATVSIGEFSRLTYLSVKTLRYYHDIELLAPIAVDAGSGYRRYSTAQVGQAHLIRRLRQLEMPLPEIKAVLDAADTDSRDAALRAHLERMEAQLQRTRDVVASLRSLLTPSAPISVEYRSVPAFPALAVADRVGRDGIGAWCAESFGALYRTLATAGIEPSGISGATYALEFFAEDQGEVVAFVPIAPDTHLDPPPGLRVIELPARRFAIAVHSGTFDDFDRTYGALGSYVAEHDEALTEPVRELYLTSPIDTADTTAYRTEVCWPVGRL, translated from the coding sequence ATGACGGCGACCGTTTCGATCGGGGAGTTCTCCAGGCTCACCTATCTCAGCGTGAAAACGCTGCGCTACTACCACGACATCGAGCTCCTGGCACCGATAGCGGTGGATGCCGGATCGGGATACCGGCGCTACTCCACCGCACAGGTGGGACAGGCGCACCTGATCCGGCGGCTGCGTCAGCTGGAGATGCCGCTGCCGGAGATCAAAGCCGTGCTCGACGCCGCGGACACCGACTCCCGCGACGCCGCGCTGCGCGCGCATCTGGAACGTATGGAAGCGCAGTTGCAGCGCACCCGCGACGTGGTGGCGTCACTGCGTTCGCTGCTCACGCCGTCCGCGCCGATCAGCGTCGAATACCGTTCCGTGCCGGCGTTTCCGGCGCTGGCCGTGGCCGATCGGGTCGGGCGCGACGGCATCGGCGCGTGGTGCGCGGAATCGTTCGGCGCGCTGTATCGGACCCTCGCCACCGCGGGTATCGAACCCAGCGGAATCTCCGGGGCCACCTACGCGCTGGAGTTCTTCGCCGAGGATCAGGGCGAGGTGGTCGCGTTCGTTCCGATAGCGCCGGACACGCACCTCGACCCGCCGCCGGGCCTGCGGGTCATCGAGTTGCCCGCCCGCCGGTTCGCCATCGCCGTGCATTCCGGAACCTTCGACGATTTCGACCGCACCTACGGCGCTCTGGGCAGCTACGTCGCCGAACACGACGAAGCGCTCACCGAGCCCGTGCGCGAGCTGTACCTCACCTCGCCCATCGACACCGCCGACACGACCGCCTACCGCACCGAAGTCTGCTGGCCCGTCGGCCGGCTCTGA
- a CDS encoding VOC family protein, whose translation MTIQIGYITFDADDAAALAGFYADLLGKTVDPDANRHFATVGARAGDAPALMFIQVPDKNPGKNVVHLDLASPNRQQQVERAIGLGAKHVGDFDEFGQQWTTLADPEGNLFDIGAA comes from the coding sequence ATGACCATCCAAATCGGCTACATCACCTTCGACGCCGACGACGCCGCCGCGCTCGCGGGGTTCTACGCGGACCTGCTCGGCAAGACCGTCGACCCGGACGCCAACCGGCACTTCGCCACCGTGGGCGCACGAGCCGGCGACGCGCCGGCGCTGATGTTCATCCAGGTTCCGGACAAGAACCCCGGCAAGAACGTGGTGCACCTGGACCTCGCCTCGCCGAACCGGCAGCAACAGGTGGAACGCGCGATCGGCCTGGGCGCGAAGCACGTCGGCGATTTCGACGAGTTCGGCCAGCAGTGGACCACGCTGGCCGACCCGGAAGGCAATCTGTTCGATATCGGCGCGGCCTAG
- a CDS encoding SRPBCC family protein, whose protein sequence is MGQVSASSSIAVAADPQRVLDAIADYQTVRPRILSSHYRDYKVLEGGTGAGTVAEWTLQATESRIRNVHAVVSVSDSMVTERDKNSSMVNTWTVTPEGAGSQVTLRTTWQGAGGVKGIFEGIFAPLGLKKIQAEVLANLQREIG, encoded by the coding sequence GTGGGACAGGTCAGCGCCAGCAGTTCGATCGCCGTGGCGGCGGATCCGCAGCGCGTGCTCGACGCCATCGCGGACTATCAGACGGTGCGGCCGCGCATCCTCAGCTCGCACTACCGCGACTACAAGGTGCTCGAGGGCGGCACCGGCGCGGGCACGGTGGCCGAGTGGACCTTGCAGGCGACCGAGTCGCGCATCCGCAATGTGCACGCCGTCGTCTCGGTCTCGGATTCCATGGTGACCGAGCGGGACAAGAACTCGTCCATGGTGAACACCTGGACGGTGACCCCGGAAGGCGCCGGCTCGCAGGTCACGCTGCGCACCACCTGGCAGGGCGCCGGCGGCGTCAAGGGCATTTTCGAGGGGATCTTCGCGCCCCTCGGCCTGAAGAAGATCCAGGCCGAGGTGCTGGCGAACCTGCAGCGCGAGATCGGCTGA
- a CDS encoding FAD-binding oxidoreductase, with the protein MAVSLNESGFAAHQAGVDRLLASYRAIPADANVRLAKKTSNLFRARAQNPAPGLDVSGLAKVIRVDPEAKTADVAGMTTYEELVAATLPYGLAPLVVPQLKTITLGGAVTGLGIESTSFRNGLPHESVLEMDVLTGAGEILTATPDNEHADLFRGFPNSYGTLGYTVRLKIELETVRPFVELRHLRFRDLRELEATLARIVTEQTYDGERVDYLDGVVFTAEESYLTLGRQTDELGPVSDYTGMDIYYRSIQHDDGVKRDRLTIHDYLWRWDTDWFWCSRAFGTQNPKIRRFWPKRYRRSSFYWKLIALDHKYHIGDKLEARQGNPPRERVVQDIEVPVERTADFVEWFLKEIPIEPLWLCPLRLRDAAPEGTTARPWPLYPLEPNRTYVNAGFWSAVPTVPGQREGAANRAIEQKVTEFDGHKSLYSDAYYDKDEFAALYGGEHYTELKKRYDPDQRLLDLYSKAVQRK; encoded by the coding sequence GTGGCAGTGAGTCTGAACGAATCGGGTTTCGCCGCGCATCAGGCGGGTGTGGATCGGCTGCTGGCCAGCTACCGAGCCATCCCCGCCGACGCCAACGTGCGGCTTGCCAAGAAAACATCGAATCTGTTCCGGGCGCGGGCCCAGAACCCCGCGCCTGGCCTGGACGTTTCCGGTCTCGCCAAGGTCATCCGGGTCGATCCGGAGGCGAAGACCGCCGATGTCGCGGGGATGACCACCTACGAGGAGCTGGTCGCCGCTACCCTGCCCTACGGTTTGGCGCCGCTGGTGGTGCCGCAACTGAAGACCATCACCCTCGGAGGCGCGGTCACCGGCCTCGGTATCGAATCCACCTCCTTCCGCAACGGCCTGCCGCACGAGTCGGTGCTGGAGATGGACGTGCTCACCGGCGCGGGTGAGATCCTCACCGCTACCCCGGACAACGAGCACGCCGACCTGTTCCGCGGTTTCCCGAACTCCTACGGCACGCTCGGCTACACGGTCCGCCTGAAAATCGAATTGGAAACCGTGCGGCCCTTCGTCGAGCTGCGCCACTTGCGTTTCCGGGATCTGCGCGAACTGGAAGCCACGCTGGCACGGATCGTCACCGAGCAGACCTACGACGGTGAGCGCGTCGACTATCTGGACGGGGTGGTGTTCACCGCCGAGGAGAGCTATCTGACGCTGGGCCGGCAGACCGACGAACTCGGCCCGGTCAGCGACTACACCGGCATGGACATCTACTACCGCTCCATTCAGCACGACGACGGCGTCAAGCGGGACCGCCTCACCATTCACGACTACCTGTGGCGCTGGGACACCGATTGGTTCTGGTGCTCACGGGCTTTCGGCACGCAGAATCCGAAGATCCGCAGATTCTGGCCGAAACGGTACCGCCGCAGCAGTTTCTACTGGAAGCTCATCGCGCTCGATCACAAGTACCACATCGGCGACAAATTGGAAGCGCGCCAAGGCAACCCGCCGCGCGAGCGGGTGGTGCAGGACATCGAGGTCCCGGTCGAACGCACCGCCGACTTCGTGGAGTGGTTCCTGAAGGAGATTCCGATCGAACCACTCTGGTTGTGCCCCTTGCGTTTACGCGACGCCGCGCCGGAAGGCACCACGGCCCGCCCCTGGCCGCTGTACCCGCTGGAACCCAACCGCACCTACGTCAACGCCGGGTTCTGGTCCGCGGTGCCCACCGTGCCCGGACAGCGCGAGGGCGCCGCGAACCGGGCCATCGAGCAGAAGGTCACCGAGTTCGACGGGCATAAGTCGCTGTACTCCGATGCGTACTACGACAAGGATGAATTCGCGGCTCTGTACGGCGGCGAGCACTACACCGAACTCAAGAAACGCTACGACCCAGACCAGCGGCTGCTGGATTTGTATTCGAAGGCGGTGCAACGCAAATGA
- a CDS encoding class I SAM-dependent methyltransferase: MTTFKDRSGPHGHSPGSTPAVLAELGTKLSIAEIFESLIEGPMPIRFTAYDGSSTGPEDSPYSLEVKNARGINYLATAPGDLGMARAYISGDMVAGGVHPGDPYEILKALDGLKFHRPSALALVTIARSLGWERLKPVAPPPQETVPRWRRIALEGLRHSKTRDAEAIHHHYDVSNTFYEYVLGPSMTYTCACYEDESWTLEQAQENKYRLVFDKLRLKAGDRLLDIGCGWGGMVRYAAKRGVKVIGATLSAEQAEWAQRKIAEEGLSELAEVRHSDYRDIAESGFDAVSSIGLTEHIGVHNYPFYFDYIKSKLRDGGLFLNHCITRPDNSRTTKAGDFIDRYVFPDGELIGSGRIISEIQNIGLEVMHEENLREHYALTLHEWCKNLVTNWDACVAEVGEGTAKVWGLYMAGCRLGFQRNVVQLHQVLGVKLGPNGESGLPLRPWWKA; the protein is encoded by the coding sequence ATGACGACTTTCAAGGACCGGTCCGGACCTCATGGTCATTCCCCAGGTTCCACTCCTGCCGTCTTGGCCGAGCTCGGAACCAAACTCAGCATTGCGGAAATCTTCGAGTCCCTGATCGAAGGCCCCATGCCGATCAGGTTCACCGCCTACGACGGCAGTTCCACCGGGCCCGAGGATTCGCCGTACTCGCTCGAGGTCAAGAACGCGCGCGGTATCAACTATCTGGCCACCGCGCCCGGCGATCTCGGCATGGCCCGGGCCTACATCTCCGGCGACATGGTCGCGGGCGGCGTACACCCCGGCGACCCGTACGAGATCCTGAAGGCATTGGACGGCTTGAAGTTCCACCGTCCTTCGGCACTGGCGCTGGTCACCATCGCGCGCTCGCTGGGCTGGGAGCGACTCAAACCGGTCGCGCCGCCGCCGCAGGAAACCGTGCCGCGGTGGCGGCGGATCGCGCTGGAAGGCTTGCGGCACTCCAAGACTCGCGACGCCGAGGCCATCCATCACCACTACGACGTCTCCAACACCTTCTACGAGTACGTCCTCGGCCCGTCCATGACCTACACCTGCGCGTGCTATGAGGACGAGAGCTGGACGCTGGAGCAGGCGCAGGAGAACAAGTACCGGCTCGTCTTCGACAAGCTGCGGCTGAAGGCGGGCGACCGGCTGCTCGATATCGGCTGCGGCTGGGGCGGCATGGTGCGCTACGCGGCCAAACGCGGCGTCAAGGTCATCGGCGCGACGCTGTCCGCCGAGCAGGCGGAGTGGGCGCAGCGGAAGATCGCCGAGGAGGGCCTGTCCGAACTGGCCGAGGTGCGGCACTCCGATTACCGGGACATCGCCGAATCAGGGTTCGACGCGGTGTCCTCGATCGGGCTGACCGAGCACATCGGCGTGCACAACTATCCGTTCTACTTCGACTACATCAAGAGCAAGCTGCGCGACGGCGGCCTGTTCCTGAACCACTGCATCACCCGCCCCGACAACTCCCGCACCACCAAGGCGGGCGACTTCATCGACCGGTATGTATTCCCGGACGGTGAGCTGATCGGGTCCGGCCGCATCATCTCCGAGATCCAGAACATCGGACTCGAGGTGATGCACGAGGAGAACCTGCGCGAGCACTACGCGCTCACCCTGCACGAATGGTGCAAGAACCTGGTCACGAACTGGGACGCCTGCGTCGCCGAGGTCGGTGAGGGCACCGCGAAGGTGTGGGGGCTGTACATGGCGGGCTGCCGGCTCGGCTTCCAGCGCAACGTGGTTCAGCTGCACCAGGTGCTCGGCGTGAAACTCGGCCCGAACGGCGAATCCGGTCTCCCGCTGCGCCCCTGGTGGAAGGCGTAA